Proteins found in one Campylobacter concisus genomic segment:
- a CDS encoding MotA/TolQ/ExbB proton channel family protein: MQNQNDFSELSVPKEHQAHSFFVFFKVIFIPLVIYILAILAYLGVINFQMKLHTIVMMGVILFVAFVFSRHSALVAYSNFLANAKEYKIRLKEFIIAHLFEISSVKKANAKFEDFFESYTRNFRNDNLANIGQAVFPMLGILGTFISIAISMPSFSSSTSNGLEKEIAILLNGVATAFYVSIYGIFLALWWMFFEKIGVSKFEKFYSEQKELSREFFWQENELNANFMKASVGYFKDSHDAFKMVLDDKFVKELSELTNEKFNSLKELCEVEKNIINQSKAELSASLKMLNEASLKQDEFVKIHSDMLKAVSAFSNAFKDMEVKILTEHAKLGEIFSRNLNATKESQLKFEQTIKSFDKVLREFSYSLMKEQNDALREFRASLVESATIFKAAYEQEGRSLEREKERESLIAELKKNIDEIDKEANSVIEKIENLVQ; this comes from the coding sequence ATGCAAAATCAAAATGATTTTAGTGAGCTAAGCGTGCCAAAAGAGCACCAAGCTCACTCTTTCTTTGTCTTTTTTAAAGTTATCTTTATCCCTTTAGTCATCTATATCTTGGCGATACTAGCGTATCTTGGCGTTATAAATTTTCAGATGAAGCTTCACACCATAGTGATGATGGGCGTTATACTTTTTGTCGCTTTTGTCTTTTCACGCCACAGTGCCTTGGTAGCTTACTCAAATTTCTTAGCAAATGCAAAAGAGTACAAGATAAGGCTAAAAGAATTTATCATTGCTCACCTCTTTGAAATTTCAAGTGTCAAAAAGGCAAATGCTAAATTTGAAGATTTTTTTGAGAGCTATACAAGAAATTTTAGAAATGACAATCTAGCAAACATCGGTCAAGCAGTCTTTCCTATGCTTGGAATTTTAGGCACATTTATCAGTATCGCCATCTCCATGCCAAGCTTTAGCTCAAGCACCTCAAACGGCCTAGAAAAAGAGATCGCTATACTACTAAATGGCGTAGCTACGGCATTTTATGTATCGATCTACGGCATATTTTTAGCGCTTTGGTGGATGTTTTTTGAAAAGATAGGCGTTAGTAAATTTGAGAAATTTTATAGCGAGCAAAAAGAGCTAAGCCGTGAGTTTTTTTGGCAGGAAAATGAGCTAAATGCAAATTTCATGAAAGCAAGTGTAGGCTACTTTAAAGATAGTCACGACGCCTTTAAAATGGTGCTTGACGATAAATTTGTAAAAGAGCTAAGCGAACTGACAAATGAGAAATTTAACAGCCTAAAAGAGCTTTGTGAGGTTGAGAAAAATATCATCAATCAAAGCAAGGCCGAGCTTAGCGCAAGTCTAAAAATGCTAAATGAAGCTAGCCTAAAACAAGATGAATTTGTAAAAATCCACTCTGATATGCTAAAGGCAGTAAGCGCATTTTCTAACGCCTTTAAAGATATGGAGGTTAAAATTTTAACCGAGCATGCAAAACTTGGCGAAATTTTTAGTAGAAATTTAAACGCCACGAAAGAGAGCCAGCTCAAATTTGAGCAGACTATCAAGAGCTTTGACAAGGTTTTAAGAGAATTTTCTTACTCGCTCATGAAAGAGCAAAACGACGCACTAAGGGAATTTAGAGCCTCGCTTGTGGAGAGTGCGACGATATTTAAGGCAGCTTATGAGCAAGAGGGTAGGAGCTTGGAGCGTGAGAAAGAGCGCGAGAGCCTCATAGCTGAGCTTAAGAAGAACATAGACGAGATCGATAAAGAAGCAAATTCTGTAATAGAAAAAATCGAAAATCTAGTGCAATGA
- the fbaA gene encoding class II fructose-bisphosphate aldolase, translating to MGVLDIVKPGVLSGDDVTKLYAYAKEQGFAIPAVNVVGSDSVNAVLEAAKVANSPVIVQFSNGGAGFYAGKACENAAVLGAIAGAKHVHLLAKAYGVPVILHTDHAARKLLPWIDELVKASHEYKKAHGVPLFSSHMLDLSEESLEENLSTCEKYLKELSELGISLEIELGVTGGEEDGVDNTGVDNALLYTQPEDVALAYERLSKISDKFSIAASFGNVHGVYKPGNVVLRPEILKNSQAYVAKKFNTKSDKPVNFVFHGGSGSELKDIKDAVSYGVIKMNIDTDTQWAFWDGVREYEAKNRAYLQGQIGNPEGDDKPNKKYYDPRKWLRSGEESMVKRLQTAFSDLNCLNRN from the coding sequence ATGGGCGTTTTAGATATCGTAAAACCTGGTGTTTTAAGCGGAGATGATGTAACAAAACTTTATGCTTATGCCAAAGAGCAAGGTTTTGCAATACCTGCTGTAAATGTCGTAGGCAGCGACTCAGTAAATGCTGTTTTAGAAGCAGCAAAGGTTGCTAACTCGCCTGTTATCGTTCAGTTTAGTAATGGTGGTGCAGGTTTTTACGCTGGTAAAGCCTGCGAAAACGCAGCCGTTCTTGGTGCGATCGCTGGAGCAAAGCATGTTCATTTACTGGCTAAGGCTTACGGTGTGCCAGTCATTTTACACACTGACCACGCTGCTAGAAAGCTTTTACCTTGGATAGATGAGCTAGTAAAAGCAAGTCATGAATATAAAAAAGCTCACGGCGTGCCACTTTTTAGCTCTCACATGCTTGATCTTAGCGAAGAGAGCTTGGAAGAAAATTTAAGCACATGCGAGAAATATCTAAAAGAACTTAGCGAGCTTGGCATCAGCCTAGAGATCGAGTTAGGCGTCACTGGTGGCGAAGAGGACGGCGTGGATAATACAGGCGTTGATAACGCGCTTCTTTACACTCAGCCAGAAGATGTCGCTCTTGCTTATGAAAGACTAAGTAAGATAAGCGATAAATTTAGCATCGCAGCTAGTTTTGGCAACGTTCACGGCGTCTATAAACCAGGCAATGTCGTACTAAGACCAGAAATTCTTAAAAACTCACAAGCCTATGTGGCAAAGAAATTTAATACAAAAAGTGACAAGCCTGTAAATTTTGTATTTCATGGCGGTAGCGGTAGTGAGCTAAAAGATATCAAAGATGCTGTAAGTTACGGTGTTATCAAGATGAATATCGACACCGATACTCAGTGGGCTTTCTGGGACGGTGTGCGCGAGTATGAGGCTAAAAATAGAGCATACTTGCAAGGTCAGATCGGCAACCCAGAAGGCGATGATAAGCCAAATAAAAAATACTACGACCCAAGGAAATGGCTAAGAAGTGGTGAGGAGAGCATGGTTAAGCGTCTTCAGACTGCTTTTAGCGACTTAAACTGCCTAAATAGGAACTAA
- a CDS encoding peptidylprolyl isomerase, translated as MKKFLFPAVLSLAAAVTLNAAVVATVDGDAISDSDISSLLSAAMPGFDASKLQPNEKKRIIDDLINRKLLLKDAKSSGIEKDVEYIKAVKAAQEGIAVELYMRKLFDGIKVSDNELKDFYNKNKASMNEPAQAKARHILVEDEKTANDIIAQLKNLKGEALTKKFAELASQKSIDKGSAAHGGALGWFGQSQMVKPFADAAFSMANGTVSTKPVKTQFGYHVILKEDGKAAGTVSFEQAKAEIEQAVKMEKFQAAVRQKSEALRQKAKIEYK; from the coding sequence ATGAAAAAATTTTTGTTTCCAGCAGTTTTAAGTTTAGCAGCAGCTGTTACTCTAAATGCAGCAGTAGTTGCAACAGTTGATGGTGATGCTATAAGCGATAGCGATATTTCAAGCCTTTTATCAGCAGCTATGCCAGGATTTGACGCTAGCAAGCTTCAACCAAATGAGAAAAAACGTATAATCGACGATCTAATAAATAGAAAACTTCTTTTAAAAGATGCTAAGTCAAGCGGTATTGAAAAAGATGTAGAGTACATCAAAGCTGTAAAAGCAGCGCAAGAAGGCATCGCGGTTGAGCTTTATATGAGAAAGCTTTTTGACGGCATAAAAGTAAGCGATAACGAGCTAAAAGATTTTTACAATAAAAACAAAGCAAGTATGAACGAGCCAGCTCAAGCAAAAGCAAGGCATATCCTAGTTGAAGATGAGAAAACAGCAAACGACATCATCGCTCAACTTAAAAATTTAAAAGGTGAGGCATTAACAAAGAAATTTGCAGAGCTAGCAAGCCAAAAATCAATCGACAAAGGTTCAGCTGCACATGGTGGTGCACTTGGCTGGTTTGGTCAAAGCCAAATGGTAAAACCTTTTGCAGACGCAGCATTTTCAATGGCTAATGGCACAGTTTCAACTAAGCCAGTTAAAACTCAGTTTGGTTACCATGTTATCTTGAAAGAAGATGGCAAAGCTGCTGGCACTGTAAGCTTTGAACAAGCAAAAGCGGAGATCGAGCAAGCTGTTAAAATGGAGAAATTCCAAGCTGCTGTTAGACAAAAAAGTGAAGCTCTACGCCAAAAAGCAAAGATAGAATACAAATAA
- the nth gene encoding endonuclease III: MRTKKDILEIKRRLLEEFKDAKSELKFRNLYELLVCVMLSAQCTDKRVNLITPALFEAYKDVYELASANLASLKLMINSCSFFNNKAVNLIKMANSVVELYNGEIPLDEEKLKALAGVGQKTAHVVLLEATNANVMAVDTHVFRVAHRLDLSHAKTPEATEADLSHAFKTDLGKLHQAMVLFGRYTCKAKKPLCHECILNDLCNSKDKII; the protein is encoded by the coding sequence ATGAGAACAAAAAAAGATATTTTAGAGATAAAAAGAAGACTTTTAGAAGAGTTTAAAGACGCCAAAAGCGAGCTTAAATTTAGAAATTTATATGAGCTACTTGTCTGTGTCATGCTCTCAGCCCAGTGCACCGACAAAAGAGTAAATTTAATAACTCCAGCTTTATTTGAAGCATATAAAGATGTCTATGAGCTAGCTAGCGCAAATTTAGCAAGCCTAAAACTAATGATAAATTCGTGCAGCTTTTTTAATAACAAAGCGGTAAATTTAATCAAAATGGCAAACAGCGTGGTTGAGCTTTATAATGGAGAAATTCCACTTGATGAAGAGAAGCTAAAAGCACTTGCTGGAGTTGGACAAAAGACCGCTCATGTCGTGCTTTTAGAAGCTACAAATGCAAATGTTATGGCTGTTGATACGCATGTTTTTAGAGTGGCGCACAGACTTGATCTTAGCCATGCAAAAACGCCAGAAGCCACTGAAGCTGATCTTAGCCATGCCTTTAAAACAGATCTTGGCAAGCTTCATCAAGCCATGGTGCTCTTTGGGCGCTACACCTGTAAAGCCAAAAAACCGCTTTGCCATGAGTGTATCTTAAATGATCTTTGTAACAGCAAGGACAAGATTATTTAA
- the dsbD gene encoding protein-disulfide reductase DsbD, which translates to MFLKFLFSIILFAGSLFAEVLDVSKAFVLTPSIDSQNVEVKFNFGENIYLYKESFEIKLAGKKINELLNLPSSENTGEYEIYPKDFSIFIPLNLVKENLSNGKAILDINYQGCAKNGICYRPQSRIYEITDQAGKFSIATFKKEQKSDTDSFAEEFSSEQDIANGLGDKNFFISLLTFFGYGLLLSLTPCVFPMIPILSSIIVSKGANLNAKKGFLLSFIYVVAMSLAYALAGVAASLLGFGIAGALQNIYVLGTFAAIFVILSFSMFGFYDIKLPAKFENLISKKSQNSSGYVGIFIMGFASALIVSPCVAAPLAGALLYIAQSGNVFYGGIMLFVMGLGMGVPLLIIGLSSGKLLPKPGSWMDEVKKFFGFLMLIMAVWILARVLGEFFELLGYGIIGVFMAVYFGAFEVAEQSWAKFKKAFFILVFIYSVMLIVGSFLGSKEAFSPLSGLNLAKSDSALKFNSVKNLDELNEIIKTSTKPVLVDFYADWCVSCKEIEKITFKDSDVMDALANFALIRIDVTNGGPQNDEMLRNFGLIDPPALLLFNGGDELKFLRTIGFIDTKNFLAKLEKIK; encoded by the coding sequence ATGTTTTTAAAATTTCTTTTTTCGATTATTTTATTTGCAGGCTCGCTTTTTGCCGAGGTTTTAGATGTTAGCAAAGCCTTTGTTTTAACTCCAAGCATTGATAGTCAAAATGTTGAAGTGAAGTTTAACTTTGGTGAAAATATCTATCTTTATAAAGAGAGTTTCGAGATTAAACTAGCTGGCAAAAAGATAAATGAGCTATTAAATTTGCCAAGTAGCGAAAATACGGGAGAATATGAAATTTATCCAAAAGATTTTTCAATTTTTATCCCATTAAATTTAGTAAAAGAAAATCTTTCAAATGGCAAAGCAATACTTGACATTAACTATCAAGGCTGTGCTAAAAACGGCATTTGCTACCGCCCGCAAAGCAGAATTTATGAGATAACTGACCAAGCTGGAAAATTTAGCATTGCCACTTTTAAAAAAGAGCAAAAAAGCGATACCGATAGCTTTGCTGAAGAATTTTCTAGCGAGCAAGATATTGCAAATGGGCTTGGAGATAAAAATTTCTTTATCTCGCTTCTTACTTTTTTTGGTTATGGTCTCTTGCTTTCACTAACACCTTGCGTCTTTCCGATGATACCGATACTTTCAAGCATAATCGTCTCAAAAGGTGCTAATTTAAACGCAAAAAAAGGCTTTTTACTATCATTTATCTATGTTGTCGCGATGAGCCTAGCTTATGCACTAGCTGGAGTGGCAGCTAGCCTACTTGGCTTTGGTATCGCAGGCGCTTTGCAAAATATCTATGTACTTGGCACTTTTGCGGCCATTTTTGTCATTTTAAGCTTTAGTATGTTTGGATTTTATGATATAAAATTGCCAGCAAAATTTGAAAATTTGATAAGTAAAAAATCGCAAAATAGTTCAGGCTATGTTGGAATTTTTATTATGGGTTTTGCCTCAGCTCTCATCGTATCACCTTGCGTAGCAGCACCATTAGCTGGTGCGCTTCTTTATATCGCTCAAAGCGGAAATGTCTTTTATGGTGGCATTATGCTTTTTGTCATGGGGCTTGGTATGGGCGTGCCGCTACTTATTATCGGACTAAGCTCTGGAAAGCTCTTGCCAAAACCTGGTAGTTGGATGGATGAAGTGAAAAAATTCTTTGGTTTTTTGATGCTCATCATGGCGGTTTGGATCCTTGCGCGTGTGCTCGGAGAATTTTTTGAGCTATTAGGATATGGCATTATAGGCGTTTTTATGGCGGTTTATTTTGGGGCATTTGAAGTAGCAGAGCAAAGCTGGGCTAAGTTTAAAAAAGCGTTTTTTATCCTAGTTTTTATATATTCAGTTATGCTAATAGTTGGTTCATTTTTGGGTTCAAAGGAGGCTTTTTCTCCGCTTTCTGGACTAAATTTGGCAAAAAGTGATAGTGCGTTAAAATTTAATTCCGTTAAAAATTTAGATGAACTAAATGAGATAATAAAAACCTCAACCAAACCTGTTTTAGTAGATTTTTATGCTGATTGGTGTGTAAGCTGCAAAGAGATAGAAAAGATCACTTTTAAAGATAGCGATGTTATGGATGCTTTGGCAAATTTTGCACTTATTCGTATCGATGTAACAAATGGTGGACCACAAAATGATGAGATGCTAAGAAATTTTGGGCTTATTGATCCGCCTGCACTTTTGTTATTTAATGGCGGCGATGAACTAAAATTTCTTAGAACTATCGGTTTTATAGATACTAAAAATTTTCTAGCAAAGCTTGAGAAGATTAAATAA
- the ppk2 gene encoding polyphosphate kinase 2, with the protein MSKDKKHQKSEKLGYEEELRLLQIELLKFQNYVKEKGLRVLMLMEGRDAAGKGGTIKRLTEHLNPRGCRIVALAKPSDVEKTQWYFQRYVTHLPSAGEIVIFDRSWYNRAGVEPVMGFCTQEEHKEFLREVPKFEEMIINSGIIFFKIYLSITKDEQKKRFKERQNDPLKQFKISPVDQKAQELWDQYSIAKYSMLLASHNSISPWVIVSSDNKKEARLNVFKFILSHVEYPKKINDYLEFDKNVVRDGSEEIKRIEEGLNKDKLKSID; encoded by the coding sequence ATGTCAAAAGACAAAAAACACCAAAAAAGTGAGAAACTTGGCTACGAGGAAGAGCTTAGACTACTTCAAATTGAACTTTTAAAATTTCAAAATTACGTAAAAGAAAAAGGCCTTAGAGTACTTATGCTAATGGAAGGGCGCGACGCAGCCGGTAAAGGAGGAACGATAAAACGCTTAACCGAGCATCTAAATCCAAGAGGTTGCCGTATAGTAGCGCTTGCTAAGCCAAGTGATGTCGAAAAAACGCAGTGGTATTTTCAAAGATATGTGACTCATCTACCAAGTGCTGGAGAGATCGTGATCTTTGATAGAAGCTGGTACAATAGAGCTGGCGTTGAGCCAGTAATGGGCTTTTGCACACAAGAAGAGCATAAGGAATTTTTACGTGAAGTGCCAAAATTTGAAGAGATGATCATAAACTCCGGCATAATTTTCTTTAAAATTTATCTTTCAATCACAAAAGATGAGCAGAAAAAACGCTTCAAAGAGAGACAAAATGATCCGCTAAAGCAGTTTAAAATTTCACCCGTTGATCAAAAAGCACAAGAACTTTGGGATCAATACTCTATCGCTAAATATTCGATGCTTCTTGCCTCTCACAATAGCATTTCACCATGGGTCATCGTCTCAAGCGATAACAAAAAAGAAGCTAGGCTAAATGTCTTTAAATTTATTCTAAGTCACGTTGAATATCCAAAAAAGATAAATGACTACTTGGAATTTGACAAAAACGTCGTAAGAGATGGAAGTGAAGAGATAAAGCGCATAGAAGAAGGGCTAAATAAAGATAAGTTAAAGAGTATTGATTAG
- a CDS encoding trehalose-6-phosphate synthase, with protein MYLFFLITHLICAIVFIGYVFFDVCIYPFAKKTVDVKTLEIVKKAYTKGSAKVFGTAFLLLLISGAYMAKDYFGGELGWWQSNFQKLLLVKIFVLLIMCLVTFISVLNVVLLKKPDPFGKFSHLIALVLCLIMVILAKVMWWA; from the coding sequence ATGTACTTATTTTTTTTGATTACTCATTTAATTTGTGCCATTGTATTTATAGGATACGTATTTTTCGATGTTTGCATATATCCGTTTGCTAAAAAAACGGTTGATGTTAAAACCCTTGAAATAGTTAAAAAGGCCTACACAAAAGGCAGCGCAAAGGTTTTTGGCACAGCATTTTTGTTGCTTTTAATAAGTGGCGCTTATATGGCAAAAGACTATTTTGGAGGTGAGCTTGGCTGGTGGCAAAGCAACTTTCAAAAGCTGCTACTTGTAAAAATTTTTGTCTTACTCATAATGTGCCTTGTAACTTTTATCTCTGTTCTTAATGTAGTTCTTTTAAAAAAGCCTGATCCATTTGGTAAATTTTCACATTTAATAGCTCTAGTACTTTGCCTGATAATGGTCATTTTAGCAAAAGTAATGTGGTGGGCTTAA
- the dnaK gene encoding molecular chaperone DnaK, whose product MSKVIGIDLGTTNSCVSVFERGESKVIPNKEGKNTTPSVVAFTDKGEILVGDVAKRQAVTNPEKTIYSIKRIMGLMSNEKNAEEAKARLPYHVVDRNGACAVEIAGKVYTPQEISAKILIKLKEDAEAYLGEKVTDAVITVPAYFNDSQRKATKEAGTIAGLNVLRIINEPTAAALAYGLDKKEAEKILVYDLGGGTFDVTVLETGDNIVEVLATGGNAFLGGDDFDNKIIDWLVSEFKNENGIDLKGDIMALQRLKEAAENAKKELSSAQETEINLPFITADATGPKHLVKKLTRAKFEGMIDSLVGETITKINEVTKDAGLNKSDIKEVVMVGGSTRVPLVQEEVKKAFGKELNKSVNPDEVVAIGAAIQGAVIKGDVKDVLLLDVTPLSLGIETLGGVMTKIIEKGTTIPTKKSQVFSTAEDNQSAVTIMVLQGEREFARDNKSLGNFNLEGIPAAPRGVPQIEVEFDIDANGILTVSAKDKATGKAQNITISGSSGLSEEEINNMVKDAELHKEEDKKRKDAVEARNQADALVHQTEKSMSELGEKVPAEDRSNIEAALNDLKEVLKDENSSKEQIDAKVEALSKASHKLAEAMYKKDENAGANGGNNKKDDDVIDAEVE is encoded by the coding sequence ATGTCAAAAGTTATAGGTATAGACTTAGGTACAACAAACTCTTGTGTGAGCGTTTTTGAGCGTGGCGAGAGCAAGGTTATCCCAAACAAAGAGGGTAAAAATACAACTCCATCTGTTGTTGCTTTCACAGACAAGGGTGAAATTCTAGTAGGTGACGTTGCAAAACGTCAAGCAGTTACAAACCCTGAAAAAACGATATATTCTATCAAACGTATCATGGGTTTGATGAGCAATGAAAAAAATGCTGAAGAGGCAAAGGCTCGCTTGCCATATCACGTCGTAGACAGAAATGGTGCTTGCGCGGTTGAGATCGCTGGTAAGGTTTATACTCCACAAGAAATTTCAGCAAAAATTCTTATCAAACTAAAAGAAGACGCTGAAGCATACCTTGGTGAAAAGGTAACAGATGCGGTTATTACAGTGCCAGCTTACTTTAATGATAGCCAAAGAAAAGCTACAAAAGAGGCTGGAACGATCGCAGGACTAAACGTACTTCGTATCATCAACGAGCCAACAGCAGCTGCACTTGCTTATGGTCTTGATAAAAAAGAGGCTGAGAAAATTTTAGTTTATGACCTAGGTGGTGGTACATTCGACGTTACAGTGCTAGAAACTGGCGATAATATTGTTGAGGTTTTGGCAACTGGCGGTAACGCATTCTTAGGCGGTGATGACTTTGATAACAAGATAATCGACTGGCTAGTAAGCGAGTTTAAAAATGAAAATGGTATCGATCTAAAAGGCGATATCATGGCACTTCAGCGCTTAAAAGAAGCGGCAGAAAACGCTAAAAAAGAGCTTAGCTCAGCTCAAGAGACTGAAATAAATTTACCATTTATCACAGCTGATGCGACTGGTCCAAAACACCTTGTTAAAAAGCTAACTCGTGCTAAATTTGAGGGCATGATCGACTCACTTGTGGGCGAGACTATCACTAAGATAAACGAGGTAACAAAAGACGCTGGTTTAAATAAAAGCGACATCAAAGAGGTCGTAATGGTCGGTGGTTCAACTCGTGTGCCACTCGTTCAAGAAGAGGTTAAAAAAGCATTTGGCAAAGAGCTAAATAAGAGTGTAAATCCAGATGAGGTCGTGGCCATCGGTGCTGCTATCCAAGGTGCGGTTATAAAAGGTGACGTAAAAGATGTGCTACTTCTTGACGTAACTCCGCTTAGTCTTGGTATCGAAACACTTGGCGGCGTGATGACTAAGATCATCGAAAAAGGCACAACCATACCAACTAAGAAAAGCCAAGTCTTCTCAACCGCTGAAGATAACCAAAGTGCCGTTACTATCATGGTTTTACAAGGCGAGCGTGAGTTTGCAAGGGATAATAAATCACTTGGAAATTTTAACCTCGAAGGCATCCCAGCAGCTCCAAGAGGCGTACCTCAAATCGAAGTTGAGTTTGACATCGACGCAAACGGAATTTTAACCGTTTCAGCAAAAGATAAAGCAACTGGCAAAGCTCAAAACATCACTATCTCTGGATCAAGCGGCTTAAGCGAAGAAGAGATAAACAACATGGTAAAAGACGCCGAGCTTCATAAAGAAGAGGACAAAAAACGCAAAGACGCAGTTGAAGCTAGAAACCAAGCTGACGCACTAGTTCATCAAACTGAAAAGAGTATGAGTGAGCTTGGCGAGAAAGTTCCAGCTGAAGATAGAAGTAACATCGAAGCTGCGTTAAATGATCTAAAAGAGGTCTTAAAAGATGAAAATTCTTCAAAAGAGCAGATCGATGCAAAAGTAGAAGCTCTAAGCAAAGCTAGCCACAAACTTGCAGAAGCTATGTATAAAAAAGATGAAAACGCTGGAGCAAACGGCGGAAATAATAAAAAAGACGACGACGTTATAGACGCTGAAGTCGAGTAA
- the grpE gene encoding nucleotide exchange factor GrpE: protein MSEEVKEQNLPEVEPVQELANDSVNLDALGDISKVEKLEKELGEITDKYYRANAEFENIKKRYEKEKTDVANYANEKFARDLLPVIDALEIAANFDPEDDEFAKKIKEGILITINQFKKCFEKHGVSEIPTDTEFDPSVHNAVLRVDSEEKESGQIVQALQKGYMINGRVLRPAMVSVAN, encoded by the coding sequence GTGAGCGAAGAGGTAAAAGAGCAAAACCTACCTGAGGTTGAGCCTGTGCAAGAACTAGCTAATGATAGCGTAAATTTGGACGCGCTTGGCGATATTTCAAAGGTTGAAAAACTTGAAAAAGAGCTCGGGGAGATAACCGATAAATATTATAGAGCAAATGCTGAGTTTGAAAATATCAAAAAGCGTTATGAAAAAGAGAAAACGGACGTTGCAAACTATGCAAATGAGAAATTTGCTAGGGACTTACTACCAGTCATTGATGCTCTTGAGATCGCTGCAAATTTTGATCCAGAGGATGATGAATTTGCTAAAAAGATCAAAGAAGGTATTTTGATAACTATAAATCAGTTTAAAAAATGTTTTGAAAAGCATGGCGTAAGCGAGATACCAACTGATACTGAGTTTGATCCAAGCGTGCATAATGCCGTTTTAAGGGTCGATAGCGAGGAGAAAGAGAGTGGTCAAATCGTACAAGCTTTGCAAAAAGGCTATATGATAAATGGTAGGGTCTTGCGCCCAGCTATGGTCAGTGTGGCAAACTAA
- a CDS encoding HrcA family transcriptional regulator — protein sequence MSKTNKRDLILNSIIEAYLQDNMPIGSNELGSRMSAAIPASTIRVYFKKLSDEGEITKLHISGGRIPTIAAMRRYWSEIFAISDINLEINDAEGLKKLCDEFELYCMIFGTIDNELLEILNLNNRYMILNFGEDEIVIKFDARMYKFLSNLAGVSLNKLELICSQVGLSELKSKIRELKRTKIYFQENEILAFDMFKDRRFKMVFDPSFSLQMDEKLTFSPMFDENFMGLKFSANYLGNEAKMICAGSIYTDYVKFINLIKEAA from the coding sequence GTGAGTAAAACAAATAAACGTGATTTGATACTAAATTCTATCATTGAGGCTTATTTGCAGGATAATATGCCTATTGGTTCAAATGAGCTTGGCTCTCGTATGAGCGCCGCTATTCCGGCTTCTACGATACGCGTTTATTTTAAAAAACTTTCAGATGAAGGTGAGATCACAAAGCTTCACATTAGTGGCGGTAGAATTCCGACAATTGCTGCGATGAGAAGATATTGGAGTGAAATTTTTGCTATAAGTGATATAAATTTAGAGATAAATGACGCCGAAGGGCTGAAAAAACTATGTGATGAATTTGAGCTTTATTGTATGATTTTTGGCACAATCGATAATGAATTGCTAGAAATTTTAAATTTAAATAATAGGTATATGATCTTAAATTTTGGTGAAGATGAGATCGTTATTAAATTTGATGCTAGGATGTATAAATTTTTAAGTAATCTTGCTGGAGTTAGTTTAAACAAGCTTGAGCTTATCTGCTCTCAAGTTGGCTTAAGTGAACTAAAAAGCAAAATAAGAGAGCTTAAAAGGACTAAAATTTACTTCCAAGAAAACGAAATTTTAGCCTTTGATATGTTTAAAGATAGACGTTTTAAGATGGTTTTTGACCCAAGTTTTAGTCTGCAAATGGATGAAAAACTTACATTTTCTCCTATGTTTGATGAAAATTTTATGGGGCTTAAATTTAGTGCGAACTATCTTGGCAACGAAGCAAAGATGATCTGTGCTGGCAGTATTTATACTGACTATGTAAAATTTATAAATCTAATAAAGGAGGCTGCGTGA
- a CDS encoding DNA-binding protein: MIETSDIFNLLHNAVEAKNIGKKISQAKMAEELGVPMRTYQDWRLGNSKPQAAAAVCKLLCELDDDEILFVINKMRKLLGK; the protein is encoded by the coding sequence ATGATTGAAACAAGTGATATATTTAATTTGCTTCACAATGCAGTTGAGGCAAAAAATATCGGTAAGAAAATTTCACAAGCAAAAATGGCAGAAGAGCTTGGTGTACCAATGAGAACATATCAAGATTGGAGGCTTGGCAACTCAAAGCCACAAGCTGCTGCTGCAGTTTGCAAACTGCTTTGTGAGCTTGACGACGATGAAATATTATTTGTTATCAATAAGATGAGAAAGTTATTAGGAAAATAG